Proteins found in one Melospiza melodia melodia isolate bMelMel2 chromosome 13, bMelMel2.pri, whole genome shotgun sequence genomic segment:
- the PDP2 gene encoding pyruvate dehydrogenase [acetyl-transferring]-phosphatase 2, mitochondrial yields the protein MMSGTVSSWILSSARSSIILQGKGRWYSICIPNRNKIKWKLVFSKTRPSPAGSCSLDRTFSFPKAFRHTSTEEEHFSFQLSPAQINDILRAGELSHRTLDLTGKSASSVLRFESNQLASNSPMEDRRSAATCLQTAGMMFGVFDGHAGAACAQAVSERLLHYIAVSLLPRQRLEEIELAVEAMKPVRPILQWHRHPNDVEYREIASQYFENLRVYWQHLLDLDAEPGFSLEEAMICAFKRLDSDISLEVQAPHENELMRNIALQVAFSGATACVAHIDGVHLHVANTGDCRAVLGVHEEDGTWSTLPLTRDHNAYDEFEIRRLKREHPRSEEKTLFVNDRLLGILMPSRAFGDVQLKWSKELQHSILENSCDVEALNIYQYVPPNYHTPPYLTAEPEVTYHKLRSKDKFLVIASDGLWEMLSNEKVVKLVAGHLTELNMQRPPLTFKKPVNLGYMHNLLLQRKSKGLASLDQNTATHLIRHAIGSNEYGEVDPEKLAAMLALPEDLARMYRDDITVTVVHFNSQTIEDYYRSHQ from the coding sequence ATGATGTCAGGAACTGTATCATCCTGGATTTTAAGCTCAGCCAGAAGCAGCATTATTTTACAAGGGAAAGGACGTTGGTACTCCATCTGTATCCCAAATAGGAACAAGATCAAATGGAAGCTCGTTTTCTCCAAAACACGTCCCtcccctgctgggagctgcagcttggACAGGACTTTCTCCTTTCCCAAAGCATTCCGGCACACTTCCACCGAAGAGGAACATTTTTCCTTCCAGCTGTCTCCGGCACAAATCAACGACATCCTCAGAGCGGGCGAGCTATCCCACAGAACACTGGATTTGACTGGCAAGAGCGCCAGTTCCGTGCTGAGGTTTGAAAGCAACCAGCTGGCCTCCAACAGCCCCATGGAGGACCGGCGCAGCGCGGCCACGTGCCTGCAGACGGCGGGGATGATGTTCGGCGTGTTCGACGGCCACGCGGGCGCCGCCTGCGCCCAGGCCGTGAGCGAGAGGCTGCTGCACTACATCGCCGTGTCCCTCCTGCCCCGCCAGCGCCTGGAGGAGATCGAGCTGGCCGTGGAGGCCATGAAACCCGTGCGGCCCATCCTGCAGTGGCACAGGCATCCCAACGACGTGGAGTACCGGGAGATCGCCTCGCAGTACTTTGAGAACCTCCGCGTTTACTGGCAGCACTTGCTGGACCTGGACGCGGAGCCGGGGTTCAGTTTGGAAGAAGCCATGATTTGTGCATTCAAAAGGTTAGACTCAGACATATCGCTGGAAGTTCAGGCTCCTCATGAAAATGAGTTGATGAGAAATATTGCCCTGCAAGTAGCGTTTTCCGGTGCGACAGCCTGTGTAGCTCACATCGATGGCGTTCACCTACACGTGGCAAACACTGGCGATTGCAGAGCGGTTTTAGGGGTCCATGAAGAAGATGGAACGTGGTCTACTCTCCCTCTAACCCGAGACCACAATGCCTACGATGAATTTGAGATTAGAAGATTGAAGCGAGAGCATCCTAGGTCTGAGGAGAAAACCCTATTTGTGAATGACAGATTACTGGGGATTCTCATGCCCTCCAGAGCTTTTGGAGATGTGCAATTAAAATGGAGTAAAGAATTGCAGCACAGCATTCTCGAGAACAGCTGCGATGTTGAGGCTCTAAACATTTATCAGTACGTTCCTCCAAACTACCACACCCCCCCTTATTTAACTGCAGAGCCTGAAGTCACATACCACAAGTTAAGAAGCAAGGACAAGTTTCTCGTTATTGCTTCAGATGGGCTGTGGGAGATGCTGAGTAATGAGAAGGTTGTAAAACTTGTTGCTGGACACCTTACCGAGCTCAACATGCAGAGACCACCACTGACTTTTAAGAAACCAGTTAATTTGGGTTACATGCACAACTTGTTGCTGCAGAGGAAGAGCAAAGGGCTGGCCTCCCTGGACCAGAACACGGCCACGCACCTGATCCGGCACGCCATCGGCAGCAACGAGTACGGCGAGGTGGACCCCGAGAAGCTGGCTGCCATGCTGGCCCTGCCCGAGGACCTGGCCAGGATGTACAGGGACGACATCACCGTCACCGTGGTGCACTTCAACTCACAAACCATTGAGGATTACTACAGGAGCCACCAGTAg